The DNA segment CAGGTGGCGCGGCGCTGATCGTTGCTGTGGTGGCGCAGCTGCTCAGCGTGGTGGGTGAGGGTTTTGATGCGGGTGGCGAGGTCGGGGTGGTGCTGGAGGTGCGGCGCAGCGGCCGCCAGAGGGGCCAGGAGGTTGGCGGCGTCGTCGTCGGCGAGGGCCTGGTTGAGGTGCTCGATGGGCGCGTGAGCGTTGGCGGGGAGGTTGGTGAGGGCGGTGATCTGCCCGGCGAGTTGGCGCAGGTCGGCGGCGTTGTGGCGGGCCCAGGCGGCGACGCTGCGGTTGGCGGCGCGGCGGTCGCGGGTGGCTTTGACGCGTGCTTCACCGGTGGTGTTGGCGGGGCCGGGCCGCAGGCGGAGATAGCGACGCTCGGCGGCCTGGCGGCTGGCGACGCCGAGCGGTTGGGCCAGGTCCGCCCAGCTGGCGCCCGCTTCCCGAGCCGCTTCGATCAGATCCGTCTCCCAGGCGGCGAGCTGTTCGCGGACCTCTCGAAGCAGCATCAGTGAAGCCAGGGCCTGCTGGGGTGCCGCGGCGGGGGCGTGCGGTTCGTCGGCCTGCGTGGTGTGGGCGGTGTACATGGCTTCGTTGATGGTGTTCAGCGCCGCCGCGGCGGCGAGGAAGGGCACGGGGGCGGCGTGCCGGCTGGGGGACGGCGTGGGCTGATCGGGCCTGGGCACCGTGATCCTCCGATCCTGTCGTCCAATGGATAACACTTCGGCTTGTCATCCATTGGACGACATGCTACAACGGTATCAGGTGAAGCGCATTGGCAGTTTCTGCCCGAAGTTTCTGGAGGTGTTTCGCGATGTTGATGCGCACCGACCCGTTCCGCGAACTCGATCGGCTCACCCAGCAGCTGATGGGCACGTCCGGCACCTGGTCCAGGCCGTCCCCGATGCCGATGGACGCCTACCGTGAGGGTGAGGAGTACGTGATCGCCCTCGATCTGCCCGGGGTGTCCACGGACGCGATCGATATCGACGTCGAGCGGAACATGCTGACCGTCAAGGCCGAGCGCCGACCGGTGACCAAGGCCGACACCGTGCAGATGGAGCTCTCCGAGCGTCCGCTGGGCGTCTTCTCCCGCCAGCTCATGCTGGCCGACACCCTCGACACCGAGCACATCAAGGCCGATTACGACGCAGGCGTCCTGACCCTGCGCATCCCGATCGCCGAACGCGCCAAGCCCCGCAAGATCAGCATCGGCGGGGAACCCGGGCACAAGCAGATCAGCGGCTGAGCGGATCACACGGGCGGGGCAGGCCTCCCCTTCTCCCGGCCCCGCCCTCCGCACACATCAAGGGGGCCTCGGTGATGACCCTGCGGTGGGAGGCGTTCCTGGCGCATGTCCAGGAACGCGGCGAGTACGAGACGTCACAGGAAGCAGACCGGGCGGCGCGCGTCGTCCTGGCACTGCTCGGCGCGCACCTGGTGGGGCACGAGCGTGCCGAGCTGGCCGCCCGGCTGCCGGAGGCCTACGCCCTGATCCTGCTCAACCCGCTGCAGGCCGCTGAACCGCTCTCCGCCGAGCGGTTCGTCCAGGCCACTGCGGCCTGGATCGAGGGCGCCACCGCGGAGACCGCGAAGTGGGATGTCGGTGCCGTCCTCAGCGTCGTGGCGGACGCCTCCGGTGAAGAGCTCATGCAGCGCGTCCTGCTCCAGCTCCCACCCGGCTACGACCTCCTCTTCGGCCGTCCCCAGTCAGCTTGAACCAAGACATGGCGCGCATTGCGCCTTGTGACGAGAAAGGCAAAGTCTCTCCATGTCCCTGCAGCCCGGGCCGGTTCTTCCCACAGCGGGTATGACGTTCGACCAGATGCTGGAGCGCGTCCGGTACGAAGGCGCCTATCCCACCCGCGAGCGAGCCGGAGAAATCGTCCGCGCCGTGCTGGCCGGACTGGGCCGCCAGCTCACCGGTGAGGAACGCGTCGACCTCGCGGCCCGCCTGCCCGTCGAGGCCGCCACGGTGTTCGCCTTCCAGGTCCCCGACCCCCAGCAACTCACCGGCCGGGAGTTCGTCAAGGATCTGGCAGCGCGCACCGGCGGCACACCCGCCACCGCACGCTGGGACACCGGCACCGTGCTCACCACCGTCGGCCAACTCGCCGGCCACGACCTCCTCACCCGCATCCTCGCCCAGCTCCCCTCCGGGTACGGGCTCCTGTTCGGCCGCGCCGAACTCACACAGGCTGCCTGACACAGCAGCCCAGAACGCGATGCCGGCCGATTGGCGAGACACAAGCAGTACCACCCCGTGCTGGCTGAGACAGCGCGTCAGCACGGGCACCCGCTGACTGGCCTCCGGCCTACGGCCCCCTGGTGGGCTGTGCACTACGGGCCGATGTCGCGCCGGCCGGTCTGCCCCGTCACCCACCCAGGGTGGCGGGGCAGACCGCCGACAACCCCCGCCGCCCCAACCGGCAGCCCAGTTGAAGGCTCTACGCTCTCCTGGCGATTGGACGGCACATGGCGTCCGGTCAGCGAGCTGCGTCGTCACACCATCCCGCAAGAGTCCCGCCTTCGCGGACAATCTGCTGGGCCGCGTTCGCGTCGGCCACCATCAGCACGCGCGGACCCGTGGCCCACGAAGACGAGATCGTCACCGCCGTCCTGGACCACTCAGCGTTCCATCGCAGTCAACGACGTTGCGGCCGAGCCGGTCCACCGCTGCGGCGACGAGGCCGTCATACGGCCCCGCTCGTCACGAAGCCACGGGCCGAGCTGTGGCCGGGTGACCGGGGCCGTGGCGCCCGATACCTCCCGGTCGTCAAAGCTTCTCCGAGTCGATCACGCAGGGTCCGGGAGATTTCGCGTCCACCGCCAGGACGACCTCGGTCAGCCCAGGAAGCTCAGTCGAACCTGGCGAGCGCATGCCATGCGCGGCACCTTCGTCGTGCACCGCGGGCTGCGGGATCACAGCCCAGATTCACGCCGGCGGAGACGGACCGCATCCCTCCCCCGGGCGCCCACACGCTGACCCAACCTTGGTCCGGGGTGTGCCGTCGGCCGGGTGCGCACCCGGGGTGAGGACAGGCGCGCGTGTTCGACAAGTGGCTCAGGCCGCAGGAAGTGGATCAGCCTGATGGACTGTTGGATGACCAGCTGCCCACGGTGGGCCGCCCCGATCTGGTCGAGCCGCGGCTGACCGAGCAGCTGGCCCGTGCCCAGCATGTCTCCGCCCACCGCCTGGCCGATGAGCCGGACGACGAGGTGCCGGTGCTGCCCACCCACGGCTTCGGCAGCTTCTGCTCCTCCTCACAGGCCGAGGGGGACGCGACCACGATCGGCCAGGACCTGGCCGATCCCGTGGGGCAAGCCCGTCACCCTGCTCGCCGACACCCCTGAGCAGATCACCGACGCACAGCGAGAACTGACCCGGGTAGGCATCGACCGCCCGGCCGCCGCCACCGGCGACCCGGGCACCTGGGTCGGCGCCGGCGAGCAGCTCGCTTCCTTCCTCCGCGCCCGGACGAACTGCCCGTACAGCAGCATCCAGAAGTTGCGGTGGCGGGCGGAGACCTTCTCGATCTGCTCGGCGAATCCGCCGAAGCCGTCCACCGCCTGCGCGACCGCGCCGAGCCCGCCGGCCTGCACCACCTGGGCCTTCACCAGGCGAGGGCTGCCGGGGAGACCCTGCCCTCCAGCCGCGTCGCGACCTCGGCGGCCGACGTCTCCTGTGCCGGGCCGCCCTCGTCGATGCGCTTGACGGGGACGAAATCCCGCGGCTCCGAGGCATCCGCCGCGTCCGCCTCCCCGGCAAAGTCGGTGATCTTCCCTGTGGCGACTCAGGGCCCAGACCGAGCTCTGGTCGCACTTCGGCGCAAGTACGACGGTGGTCATGAGCCGCAGCCCGGCCCGCCTCGCTCGATGCCGCCCGCCGGTGGGGGCGCGATGGGGGTTACCCAGATCTCCCTTCCATGCGATGTTCAAATGTCTGATGTTTGTATAGGCTGTCTTCATGAAGCGCATCAGCACACCGCGGAGGACGGCAAGCCTGTCCGCGCAGCTCGTGGACAGCCTCCGCTCGCACATTGAGGCAGGTGGATGGCCAGTGGGAACGCGAATCCCGCCGGAGCAGGCCCTCATCGAGGAGCTCGGGGTGGGACGCAGCACGCTACGGGAGGCGCTCGGCGCGCTCGTGCACCTGGGCCTGTTGGAAGCCCGGATCGGGGACGGCACCTACGTCCGCGCGTCGAGTGAGCTCCAGTCGGTCATGGTGCGGCGAGCGAGTGCCGCGCAGCGGGACAACGTTCTCGAACTGCGCACCGTCCTTGAGGAGTACGCCTCAGGGGCCGCCGCCCTGCGTCGCAGCGAGGACCAACTGCACCAGCTGAAAGAGCTGTTGGCCGACGCCGACGCGGCCTGCGCCGGTGAGGACATGTCCGCGGCCGGCAGTGTCGACGCATTGTTCCACCGGGCCGTCGTCCGGGCGAGCGGAAACGACCTCCTGATCGAGGTGTACGACTACCTCGGTACAGCTCTCACCTCCGCCCTGGGCGGCCTGCCCTGGGACGCCGTCGGCGCCGAGGAGCATGCCGGCCTGCACAGGCGACTCGTCGACGCGATCGAGGACCGGGACGAGAGCGGCGCCCGTGGCGCGGCGGCTGCGATCGTCCAGCTCACCCGTGACCACGATGCCGAGGCACCACGAGTGACGGAGGGGCAGTGAGCAAGGAGTTATCTTCGATATCCCGTCAACCCTCCACCTCCGGGCCGTCGGCTGCCGACAACACCCGGCCTGCCGTGTCGATCGGGCTCGCCTTCGCGATCTGCCTCGTAGCGGCGAACCTGCGAACGCGTCTCACCGGTGTCGGTACGCTGCTGCCGGCGATCGAGCACGGCAGCGACCTGACATCGAGCTGGGGCGGGCTGCTGAGCACTCCCCCTGCTGACGTTCAGCGCGACGCCGCCTCTGGCGGCCCGGACCTCTCACCGGTTCGGCACCGAACGCCCGCTCGTGGCAGCCCTTGGCGCGCCGACCGCCGGAACTGTGGTCCCGTTCGATTGCCTCTGTGATCTGCCTGTTCACCGGGACCGTGATCCCGTCTGCTGCCATCGCGTTCGGCAATGTGCTGCTACCCGCTCTGATCAGGCAGAGCGTGCCCGCACACCGCCTTCAGGGCATCAGCGCTCTCTACGTCACCGTCATGGGCGTCACGGCCGCGGTCTCCTCCGGGATCTCCGCGCCGCTTTCCCACACCTTCCCGGGTTCCTGGCACACCGCTGCCGCCCGGGGTGTTGCCTTCACCATCGCGGCGTTCGTCGTCTGGCTGCCCCGGACACGGGGCGACAGGCCCCAAGCCTCCACCGGCGTGACCCGCAGTCCGGCCCCCTTGGCGGTCGCGACTGGCATGGCAGGTCAGCAAAATCAGGGACCTGCAGTCCCCGGGCTTACACACCGCCGTCGCGTGGCCACCCAGCATCCTGATGGACTGCGGCCGGGACCTCGGTCGTTGTGGCCGGTGGCTTCGCCGCGCTGGTGTCCGCCCCGCGCTGTCCGTTCTGGCGTGCGCCCTGCTCGCTCGGGCGGTGGCGAGTTCCTCGTCCTCTCGCCGGCCTTTCAGAGCGAACGTGCCGGTAGCTCCGGCGAAGCTGCCGCGCCGGCAGGCATGGCGCAGTCCATCGGCTACCTCGTAGCAGCGGCCGGCCCCCTCCTCCTCGACATCCCGCACGACATCACGAGCCGCTGGACATTCCACTCATTGCCCTGATTGTTCTCGGCTTTGCCATGGCAGGTACTGGATACGACGCAGGGCGAACCATCAAGAGCACGACCTCGACGCGTCGTTCCCCCGCCTCGCTCGCCCGAGCCGGAGCCACGTGCCCGGCCCAGGTCCGTTCCAGCACCACGGCACCCTGCCACCCCTGCCTTCCCTTGCCCGAAAAGTGAAGATCCCTCCCGACGAACGAGCCTTCAAGGCCACAGAGGAGACCACTCATGTCCGACTCGAAGCCCCAAACTGACGAGTTCAGCGCGCGTACCGCTCAGCGCAGCGCTCACCTGTACGCGACAGATCCGCAGTTCCGCGGCGCCGCGCCCCTGGACGCCGTCACCGAGGCGATCCGGCGGCCGGGCCTACCGCTCGCCGACCTCGTAGCCACGGTGATGGAGGGGTACGCGGACCGACCCGCCCTGGGCGAGCGTGCCACGGAGCCGGTCACCGACCCGGATACGGGCCGCACCACGTTGCGCCTCCTGAAGCGGTTCGACACGATCACCTACGGCGAACTGTGGGGACGGGTGGGTGCGGTGGCCTCCGAGTGGCGGCACCACCCCGACCACGCCGTGGGCCCGGGTGACTTCGTCGCGGTTCTCGGTTCCACAAGCGCCGAGTACACCGTGGTGGATCTGGCATGCCTCCGCTCCGGTGCGGTGTGCGTTCCTCTCCAGGCCGGCGCCTCGGCGGGGCACCTGGCCCCCATCGTCGCGCAGACCGGACCACGTCTGCTCGCGGTGGACGTGGCACACCTCGACGTCGCGCTCCAGGTCGCGGCGGACGCCCCGTCGCTGGGCAGGATCGTCGTTTTCGGCCACCATCCGGAGATCACCGCTCACCAGGAGAGGCTGGAATGGGCGCGCGGCCAACTCGCGGCGCAGGGCCGAGGCGTCACCCTGGACGCGCTGGCATCCGTCATCGAGCGGGGAAGGACCCTGCCGTCGGCTACCCGGAGCCCCGAGGGATCGACAGCCGACGCGCTCAGCACGCTGATCTACACCTCGGGGAGTACGGGCACGCCCAAGGGTGCCATGTACACCGAGCGTCTTGTCACGCAGTTCTGGGTTGACTTCGTGCCTGACCAGGAGATGCGACCGTCCGTCGTGCTCAATTACATGCCTCTGAGCCACATGATGGGACGGGGTGTGCTGTTCGGCACGCTCGCAAAGGGGGGCATCGCCTACTTCGTGGCGTCGAGCGATCTGTCGACCCTCTTCGAGGACCTCTCCCTGGTCCGCCCCACCGAGTTCATCATGGTGCCCCGCATCTCCGACATGCTCTTCCAGCGCTACCAGGCTGAGTTGACCCGCCGAAACGACGTGGGCGCGGGAGGGGATGCGGCCGAGCAGGCGGACCGCGTGAAGGAGGAGCTGCGGGAGAAGACCCTGGGCGGCCGCCTCCTGTGGGCCGTCAGCGCCTCGGCCCCGCTGAGCGCGGAGATGACGGCGTTCGTCGAGAGCTGCTTGCACGTCAGGATGCTCGACGGTTACGGGTCGACGGAAGCCGGAGTGGTCTCGCTCGACGGCCGGGTGCTGCGGCCGCCGGTGACCGACCACAAACTGGCGGATGTGCCCGAGCTGGGATACTTCCGCACCGACTCGCCGCACCCCAGGGGCGAACTGCTGATCAAGTCCGACCGGCTCGTTTCCGGCTACTTCCAGCGACCCGATGCCACCGCCGATGCCTTCGACGAAGACGGCTTCTACCGCACGGGCGACATCATGGTCCGCATCGGTCCCGACGAGTTGGTGTACGTCGACCGCCGTTCCCACGTACTCAAACTGTCACAGGGCGAGTTCGTGGCCGCTTCCCGTCTGGAAGCCCTCTTCACCGGCAGTCCGGTCGTCCGGCAAATCTTCGTGTACGGCAACAGTGCTCGTGCCTACCTGCTCGCGGTCATCGTGCCCACGCAGGACGCGCTCGACCTCGTCGGCCACGACACCCAGTGCCTCAGGTCGATGCTGCGCGAGTCCCTGCAACGCCTCGCCGCCGAGGCGGACCTCAACTCGTACGAGATCCCACGGGACTTCCTCATCGAGACCGAGCCGTTCAGCCAGCAGAACGGGTTGCTCTCCGGAGTGCGCAAGCTGCTGCGCCCCGCGTTGACGAAGCGCTACGGCGAGCGCCTCGAAGCGCTGTACACCGAGCTGACCGAGCGCGAGACCGACGAACTCCAGGCACTGCGCCAGGCCGGCCCGTCCCGACCGGTACGGGAAACTGTGTTCCGGGCCGTCCGAGCGCTTCTCGGACACCAACAGGACGACGTGAAGCCCGGCACACGCTTCCTCGAACTCGGCGGTGACAGCCTCTCCGCGCTGTCATTCTCCCAGCTGCTGAAGGAGATCTTCCACGTCGACGTCCCTGTCAACGTCGTCGTCAACCCGGTCAACACGCTCCAGCAGGTGGCTGATCACATCGAAATGGCCCTTGCGTCGGGACACCAGCGCCCGACCGCCGACAGCGTCCACGGACCGAGCGCGACACGGCTCGTGGCGGGCGACCTGACGCTGGACGCGTTCCTCGACACGGAGACCCTGGCGAAGAGCGGCAGGCCGGCCGGTCCACTGCCCGAGGCACGGACCGTCCTGCTGACCGGCGCCAACGGCTACCTGGGCCGCTTCCTGTGCCTCGAATGGCTGGAGCGCGTCGCAGAGCGCGGTGGCACGCTGGTGTGCGTGGTCCGCGGCAGCACCGACGAGCTGGCCCGGGCACGGCTCGACGCGGCCTTCGACAGCGGCGACCCGGAGCTCCTCCAGCACTACCACGACCTGGCCGCCGAGCACCTGGAGGTGGTCGCCGGCGACATCGGGGAGGCCGGCCTCGGGCTCGACAAGGAGACCTGGCAGCGGCTGGCCGACGCCGTGGACCTGATCGTTCACCCGGCGGCACTCGTCAACCATGTCCTGCCGTACGACCAGCTGTTCGGCCCCAACGTGCTGGGTACGGCCGAACTGATCAGGCTCGCGGTCACCTCCCGGATCAAGCAGTTCACCTACCTGTCGACGGTCGCCGTCGCCTTCGGGTCCGAGGCTGCGGCCGACGAGGCGGCGGACATCCGCACGGCCTGCGGGGCGCGCGACCTCGGCAGCGGTTACGCGAACGGTTACGGGGCCAGCAAGTGGGCGGGCGAGGTGCTGCTGCGCGAGGCGCACGACACGTTCGGCCTGCCGGTCGCCGTGTTCCGCTCGAACCTGATGCTCGCGCACCCACGCTACCGGGGCCAGCTGAACATCCCGGACGTGTTCACACGCCTCTTGCTGAGCCTGCTGGCGACAGGAATCGCCCCAGGCAGCTTCTACGCCCAGGGCACCGGTGACGGCAGCGGGCACTACGACGCACTCCCCGTGGACTTCACCGCGCGGGCCATCGCCTCGCTGGGCGACCACGCACGGGAGGGGTACCGGACGTTCAACGTCGTGAACCCGCACGAGGACGGAATCTCACTCGACACGTTCGTCGACTGGCTGATGACAACCGGACACCCGCTGACGCGCGTCCACGATTACGACGAGTGGCTCGACCGCTTCGAGACCGCCATGCGCGGCCTGCCCGACCGCCAGAGGCAGCATTCGCTGCTCCCCTTGCTGCACGCCTTCGCAAGGCCGGAGGAGCCCCTGCCCGGCTCCGCCCTGCCGGCGGACCAATTCCGCGCGGCAGTGCGGGTCGCCGCCCTCAACAAGGAGAACGACATCCCCCATCTGTCGCAGGACCTGATCACCAAGTACGTGGCGGACCTTCGGTCGCAGCACCTGCTGTGACCGAGCCGCCCGGACGATCGCTACATAGGACGCCGCTTCGGAGCGGAGGGCCTTAAGACCGTGCGATGTGCAGCATTTTGCATTCAGCGACGGTCCTCCGGGGAACTGTCCACCGGCCGCTCTGCTCGAATTTCCCAGGCGGGGCTTGAGGACGAGGGTTTCCGCGTCATTGCCAGAACGCGAGTCGGAAGGCCGCTCCTGTGGCAGATCAGCGACCAGGGCGCCGAGCTCGCCGTACGTCTTCGTCCGTACAGCACGGCTCCGGGGAAGCCCAGCTCGAGCACCCGCGCTCCAGCTCAGCCGCAGCCGCGGCCGGTGACTGGGTGGGAGTCCCTGCGAACCCTTGAAGCGGCCGGGCCAGGAGGCGGCAATCCCGGCGAGCTGGTCATTTGCCTCGCGGGCCACCGCGATGGCGTCAGCCTCCGGTAGGTCCTGCACGCCCGGCGACGGCCAAGACAGCACGGCGTATCGACACCCTGATCAACCACGTGGGCCAGCCGCTGCTCACGGCTCTTGCCGAGGCGCCCTGATTCAAGAATCGGTAACGGCGCGAGGGCTCACATCTCTCCACGCTCCTGCGCTGCAAGGACGTCCTCGACGTGTGCCAGCAGGGCCTGCTCCACTGTCGCCGCATCCCCCAGGGGCAGGAGGCGGTTGGGTAGATCGATGCCGTTTCCCTTGGTGCTCAGCGTCGGTTCGCCGGGCACGACGAGTCCTTGATGAGCGGATGGTCCCGCAGGAGCAGCGCGAGCGGTTCCGGAGGGTGGTGCCGGAGGCGGTGGCCACACGTCCGCAGGGCGGCAGGCGTAGCGGAGCGTAGACGGTCAGCACCTCGAAGACAGCTCTTCCCGTCCCCACTGCCTCAAGGTGTCAGAGGTGACGGCGGCCGGTGTTCGGCCGCCGTCGAGCGCTCGCGTGGGTGCGGTTGAGGTCAGCCCAGGCAGCCAGGGACCGTGGTGGGGCTGCCGGCGCAGTTGGTGGGGTGGTTGTTGTGGACGATGCTGAGGAGGAGTGCGACGCTTCCGGTGTCGTTGTAGATACCGCCGGGAGCGTTGGTTGCGGTGTTGTCGGACACGCGGCTCTCGGTGAGAGTCGTCGTGGCTCCGGCGCCGCCGAAGTTGGCGATTCCGCCCCCGACACCCGTCGGCCCGGACGCCTCGTTGTGCTGGATGCTGCTTTGAACGATCTTCAGCGTCGCGTCGTTGGCCACTCCGCCGCCCTTTTCCAGCGCCGTGTTCTGGGTGATGGAACTCTGGGCGATGGTCATATCGCCGTCGTTGGCCAGGCCGCCTCCGTTACGGGTCACGGTGTTGCCCGAGATGATGCTCTGAATGACGCGGGTGGTGGACCGGTATTGCCGCCGATTCCGCCGGAGAAGTCGGCCCGGTTGTTCCGGATGACGGAGTGCACGACGTTGAGGGTGCCGTCGTTGCGGATGCCGCCGCCGAAGTCCCCCGATGCGTCGCCGTTGCTGATGGTGGTCAGGTGCAGGCTCAGTTTTCCGACGGCGTCCACCTTGAGGATGCGGAATGCGGGGGCCGCCCCTGAGCGGGTGAGGGTAGCGCCGTTGCCCAGGATGTTGATCGTGTTCTGGATGGACGGCAGGGGCGCGGTCAGGGCGTAGACACAGCCCGGTGCCAGGATGAGCGTGTCGCCCGAGGCGTTCGCTGCGGTGATGGCGCCCGCCAATGCGCCGGGAGAACACGGGACGAACGTCTGCGCGGCTGCCGGGGTGACAGCCATGCCGGTGGCCACGAGGGTGGTGCCGGCCACGGTGGCGAGTGCGCGGATTGCCGTTTTGCGGAGTTTCATTGCTGCTCCTTGGCTGTGTGGAGAGGGAGAGTTCACGAGCCTTTTCCGGTGCGCCCGAAAACAGTTGTGGGGTCGATTCGGAGCCCGAAAAAGGGGCCGTCAGACAGGCCGCACGGGCATCGCATTTCAGGTTCTGTCGCGCCTTTTGACGCCATCCGACTGCTGAGGGGCTCTTGGGGCGCCATGGGTGCCGAGAGGAGTACTTCTGGCAGCCGTTGGGGCTCGTCAGAGGGTGATGACGCCGCCGTGGGCGGAGGCGGGCAGGTGGTTGGAGCTGCCCGCGTAGGTGGCGGTGGATCCGCCGTTGAGGATGATCAGCGGCAGCTGCGCGGTGATCCAGATGCCTGTCGTATCCATGACAGCCTCCTTCGGGTCAGGGGCCGTCAACCACCCACCTGGGACCGCATGTTCGCCACGGCTCAGCGGGCAGTGAAAGTCTCCTCAGCGGGGGCGCTCACACAGCAGCCATAGCGAGGTCTCATGTTCTTCCTCGGCACACTGCCCACCCCCGGTGAGGGATGGGCGGCCCGCCGGAATTCACTTACAGCAGTAAGGCACCGCCGGCGAACCGCGTCTATGCAGCCGACTAAATTTGACCCGCATGGCGGAGCGTGCGGAGCCGCCGCCTGGAAGGTGTCCTGCATGGTCGGGAGAGCACCGCACCGCGCCGGCCTCGGAGCTGGTCCCGTACCCGGCCCTGCTCCACTGGGCATCGGCGGTAGACCATGGGCCCGGGCAGGGCCGGAAAACAACGAACGATCAGGCCAGGGACTACGGGACAGCCCTTACTGATCTTTTCGTAAGTTCGGTGGGTGTGGTGGGTGGATGGTCAGGCCGGTGTGGGCGAGGTAGGACCATGGCAGGTGCTGGTGGTGGTTGATGCGGTGGATGCCTTGTTCAGTGGCGTCGGCGACGTCGGCGAGGTGGTCGCCGGCGGGGTTGGCGAGTTCGCGCTTCTTGAGCGACGACCAGAGCAGTTCCACCGGGTTCAGCTCGGGAGCGTAGGCGGGTAATCGTTCGAGAGTGAGCCAGCCCTGCTCGGCGACCCAGGCCCGCATCGCCCGGCTCCAGTGAGCGGACAGGCCGTCCCAGACCAGGATCACCGGCTCGCCAGGGTAGAACACTTTGACCTGCTCCAGAACGTCGATCAGTGCGGCGGTGTCGTAGCTGCCGGGCTTGAGGTGGAAACACAGGCGGGGACCACGATCCGGGTCGGTGGCGTGGTAGCCCAGGGCCGCGGCCATCGACGCCCGTTTCCAGTTCAACCGGTGCCGCAGATGCGGAGTACGGCCCCGAGGCGCGTAGGCACGACGGACCTGGGGCAGCAGCGAGACGCCTGATTCGTCGAGGAACACGATCCAGGCACGTGTGTTCACCGCCCCTTTTTGATGCGCGGCCACTCGTGCGTGACCCAGCGGGCGATCTCGGACTCGTCCCGCTCCACCGCCCGTCGCTCAGGCCGCTGCAGACTCCACCCCAGCCGGCCGGTCAGCAGACGCCACACCGACGCCCGTGACAGGGACACTCCTGTCACCCGAAGTCACCCCAGGAAGCTCAACCGGACCCGACGGTCCGTGTTGCTCGTGTTCGTGTCGACCAGGCAGATGGACTGCCAGGTGCCGAGGGCCAGGCGGCCGGTGAGGACCGGGAGGGTGGCGTGGGGTGGGACGAGGGCGGGGAGGACGTGGTCGCGGCCGTGGCCGGGGCTGCCGTGGCGGTGGCGCCAGCGGTTGTCGGCGGGGAGGAGGTCGTGCAGGGCGGCCAGGAGGTCGTCGTCGCTGCCCGCGCCGGTTTCCAGGACGGCGATGCCGGCGGTGGCGTGCGGGACGAAGATGTTCAGCAGGCCGTCGCG comes from the Streptomyces angustmyceticus genome and includes:
- a CDS encoding type III effector protein; the protein is MPRPDQPTPSPSRHAAPVPFLAAAAALNTINEAMYTAHTTQADEPHAPAAAPQQALASLMLLREVREQLAAWETDLIEAAREAGASWADLAQPLGVASRQAAERRYLRLRPGPANTTGEARVKATRDRRAANRSVAAWARHNAADLRQLAGQITALTNLPANAHAPIEHLNQALADDDAANLLAPLAAAAPHLQHHPDLATRIKTLTHHAEQLRHHSNDQRRAT
- a CDS encoding Hsp20/alpha crystallin family protein; this encodes MLMRTDPFRELDRLTQQLMGTSGTWSRPSPMPMDAYREGEEYVIALDLPGVSTDAIDIDVERNMLTVKAERRPVTKADTVQMELSERPLGVFSRQLMLADTLDTEHIKADYDAGVLTLRIPIAERAKPRKISIGGEPGHKQISG
- a CDS encoding DUF2267 domain-containing protein is translated as MTLRWEAFLAHVQERGEYETSQEADRAARVVLALLGAHLVGHERAELAARLPEAYALILLNPLQAAEPLSAERFVQATAAWIEGATAETAKWDVGAVLSVVADASGEELMQRVLLQLPPGYDLLFGRPQSA
- a CDS encoding DUF2267 domain-containing protein, with amino-acid sequence MSLQPGPVLPTAGMTFDQMLERVRYEGAYPTRERAGEIVRAVLAGLGRQLTGEERVDLAARLPVEAATVFAFQVPDPQQLTGREFVKDLAARTGGTPATARWDTGTVLTTVGQLAGHDLLTRILAQLPSGYGLLFGRAELTQAA
- a CDS encoding FadR/GntR family transcriptional regulator, encoding MKRISTPRRTASLSAQLVDSLRSHIEAGGWPVGTRIPPEQALIEELGVGRSTLREALGALVHLGLLEARIGDGTYVRASSELQSVMVRRASAAQRDNVLELRTVLEEYASGAAALRRSEDQLHQLKELLADADAACAGEDMSAAGSVDALFHRAVVRASGNDLLIEVYDYLGTALTSALGGLPWDAVGAEEHAGLHRRLVDAIEDRDESGARGAAAAIVQLTRDHDAEAPRVTEGQ
- the car gene encoding carboxylic acid reductase; this translates as MSDSKPQTDEFSARTAQRSAHLYATDPQFRGAAPLDAVTEAIRRPGLPLADLVATVMEGYADRPALGERATEPVTDPDTGRTTLRLLKRFDTITYGELWGRVGAVASEWRHHPDHAVGPGDFVAVLGSTSAEYTVVDLACLRSGAVCVPLQAGASAGHLAPIVAQTGPRLLAVDVAHLDVALQVAADAPSLGRIVVFGHHPEITAHQERLEWARGQLAAQGRGVTLDALASVIERGRTLPSATRSPEGSTADALSTLIYTSGSTGTPKGAMYTERLVTQFWVDFVPDQEMRPSVVLNYMPLSHMMGRGVLFGTLAKGGIAYFVASSDLSTLFEDLSLVRPTEFIMVPRISDMLFQRYQAELTRRNDVGAGGDAAEQADRVKEELREKTLGGRLLWAVSASAPLSAEMTAFVESCLHVRMLDGYGSTEAGVVSLDGRVLRPPVTDHKLADVPELGYFRTDSPHPRGELLIKSDRLVSGYFQRPDATADAFDEDGFYRTGDIMVRIGPDELVYVDRRSHVLKLSQGEFVAASRLEALFTGSPVVRQIFVYGNSARAYLLAVIVPTQDALDLVGHDTQCLRSMLRESLQRLAAEADLNSYEIPRDFLIETEPFSQQNGLLSGVRKLLRPALTKRYGERLEALYTELTERETDELQALRQAGPSRPVRETVFRAVRALLGHQQDDVKPGTRFLELGGDSLSALSFSQLLKEIFHVDVPVNVVVNPVNTLQQVADHIEMALASGHQRPTADSVHGPSATRLVAGDLTLDAFLDTETLAKSGRPAGPLPEARTVLLTGANGYLGRFLCLEWLERVAERGGTLVCVVRGSTDELARARLDAAFDSGDPELLQHYHDLAAEHLEVVAGDIGEAGLGLDKETWQRLADAVDLIVHPAALVNHVLPYDQLFGPNVLGTAELIRLAVTSRIKQFTYLSTVAVAFGSEAAADEAADIRTACGARDLGSGYANGYGASKWAGEVLLREAHDTFGLPVAVFRSNLMLAHPRYRGQLNIPDVFTRLLLSLLATGIAPGSFYAQGTGDGSGHYDALPVDFTARAIASLGDHAREGYRTFNVVNPHEDGISLDTFVDWLMTTGHPLTRVHDYDEWLDRFETAMRGLPDRQRQHSLLPLLHAFARPEEPLPGSALPADQFRAAVRVAALNKENDIPHLSQDLITKYVADLRSQHLL
- a CDS encoding IS630 family transposase, with product MNTRAWIVFLDESGVSLLPQVRRAYAPRGRTPHLRHRLNWKRASMAAALGYHATDPDRGPRLCFHLKPGSYDTAALIDVLEQVKVFYPGEPVILVWDGLSAHWSRAMRAWVAEQGWLTLERLPAYAPELNPVELLWSSLKKRELANPAGDHLADVADATEQGIHRINHHQHLPWSYLAHTGLTIHPPHPPNLRKDQ
- a CDS encoding winged helix-turn-helix domain-containing protein — protein: MSLSRASVWRLLTGRLGWSLQRPERRAVERDESEIARWVTHEWPRIKKGR